A window of Hymenobacter siberiensis genomic DNA:
GACACGGGTGGCTACGTGCACAATTCGGAAGATATTTTCGAGGGCGAAATCAACAAGCAGGTGAAACTGGCCATCGAAGAGGCCGACGTTATCCTGTTTATGGTGGATGCCGAAGCCGGCGTGCACGGCCTCGACGAGGAGTTTGCGCACGTGCTGCGCCGCTACATCAGCAAAAAGCCCATCTATATGGTGGCCAATAAGGCCGATACTAACTTGCGCGCCAACGGCGTGGGCGAGTTCTACTCGTTGGGCCTGGGCGACGGCGAAATTTACGCCATCAGCAGCGCCAATGGCCACGGTACCGGCGAATTGCTGGATGCCGTAGTTGCCAACTTCGACGAGCCCGGTGAGGAAGAGCCGGAATCGGAAATTCCGCGCATTGCCGTGGTGGGCCGCCCCAACGTGGGCAAATCCAGCCTCGTGAACCTGCTGCTCGGCGAAGACCGCAGCATCGTAACCGAAATCGCCGGCACGACGCGGGATTCGATTTCGGCCCGCTACAACGCCTTTGGTAAGGAGTTTATCCTGGTTGATACGGCTGGCCTGCGCCGCAAGGCCAAGGTGAGCGAGGACGTGGAATTCTACGCCAACATGCGCAGCCTGCGCGCCTTGGAAGAGTGCGACGTCTGCATCGTGATGCTGGACGCCAGCCGTGGTATCGAAGCCCAGGACGTGAACATCATCACCCTGGCCGATAAAAACCGCAAAGGCATCGTGATTTTGGTGAACAAGTGGGACCTTGTGGAGAACAAGGAAACCAATACTTCTAAGGAGTTCGAGGCAAAAATCCTCGAAAAGATTGCGCCCATTGCCTACATCCCCATGGTGTTTATCTCGGTGCTGAACAAGCAGCGGGTGCACAAGGCCATTGAAACGGCCATTGAGGTGTATGGCAACAAGCGCCGTAAAATCCCGACCTCACAGCTGAACGACATCATGCTGAAGGAGATTGAGAAGTACGGCCCGCCCGCGCTCAAAGGCAAGATGATTCGCATCAAGTACGTGACGCAGCTGCCCACGCACAACCCGGTGTTTGCCTTCTTCGCCAACCTGCCGCAGTACGTGCAAACCAACTACGTGCGCTACCTCGAAAACCGGATGCGCGAGCATTTCGATTTCACGGGCGTGCCCATCGGCATCCTGTTTCGGAAGAAATAA
This region includes:
- the der gene encoding ribosome biogenesis GTPase Der: MSKQNTVAIVGRPNVGKSTLFNRLVGQRKAIMDNESGVTRDRHYGYGDWIGKNFTVIDTGGYVHNSEDIFEGEINKQVKLAIEEADVILFMVDAEAGVHGLDEEFAHVLRRYISKKPIYMVANKADTNLRANGVGEFYSLGLGDGEIYAISSANGHGTGELLDAVVANFDEPGEEEPESEIPRIAVVGRPNVGKSSLVNLLLGEDRSIVTEIAGTTRDSISARYNAFGKEFILVDTAGLRRKAKVSEDVEFYANMRSLRALEECDVCIVMLDASRGIEAQDVNIITLADKNRKGIVILVNKWDLVENKETNTSKEFEAKILEKIAPIAYIPMVFISVLNKQRVHKAIETAIEVYGNKRRKIPTSQLNDIMLKEIEKYGPPALKGKMIRIKYVTQLPTHNPVFAFFANLPQYVQTNYVRYLENRMREHFDFTGVPIGILFRKK